Below is a window of Andreesenia angusta DNA.
TAGCTACTTATAGCCAGAATGTCGGAATGGTCTGTACAACTAAGGTAGTAAGCAGATTTGTTTTTGCAATGGCTGGAATCATAGTTCTTATAGCAGGATTCGTGCCTAAGTTCGGTGCACTTATGACTACAATACCTCAAGCTGTTATAGGTGGTGCTACTATAGGGGTTTTCGCCAGCATAACTATGTCTGGAATAAAGCTTGTTATACAAGAGGAGCTTTCCTACAGAAATACAACTATAGTCGGACTTGCACTGGCTTTGGGAATGGGTATAACTTCTACTCCTGAGATACTTGCAAGCTACCCTGACTGGGTTGGCATGATATTTGGAAGCTCTCCTGTAGTAATAGCTACTTTGGTGGCTTTCACTCTCAACATAATCATACCTCAGAAATCACTTGCTGAAGAGCAGCGTGAAAGAGATGAAATGGAAGCTGAGAAAAACTCTGCGCAGTTGAAGGAAAGTCTTAGCTCGTAGATTTTAAAACTAAAATCATCTTCACTTTTGTTTAGAGGCTTTTCCGAGGGGTATACTATGAGAAACATAGTTCAGGGAGGGATTGTCATGAGTAATTTGAAATTTGAATTCGGAGACGATGTCAAGGAGTACCTAAAATACGAGGTGAGCGATACGCTTACAATAATTCGAGAGCCTCAGCAGAGCGAGTATGCTGTACAGTGTGAGTTTATCACAAGCACTACTCCTCCAAAAGAAGGTGATGGGGACTTCGAAAAGTTTGTTCAAGACGGTATAACTTTCCATGTTTCTAAGAAAAACATAGACCTTTCGGAAGTAAGCGCCATAAAGCTTAAAGTAAGTGAATACGAAAGCGACCTTGCAGGAAGAAACATCGATGTAGAGCTCGTAAAGTAGGTTTTGGCCTGTAAACTTCGGTTTGCGGGCCTTTTAATTTTACATAGAAAGGCGGTTTTGACATGGACAACATTATAATAATGGGAGCGGCAGGTAGGGATTTCCACAATTTCAACACCTATTTCAGGGATAACCCAGACTACAGAGTTGTCGCTTTTACAGCGAACCAGATACCGGGAATAGAAAACAGGACTTATCCCTCTTCTCTATGTGGCAAAATGTACCCAGAGGGTATACCTATACTGCATGAATGCAATTTGTCTGAGATTATAGAGCAATACAATGTAGACCAGGTGGTGTTTTCATACAGCGACATCTCGCACGAGGATGTAATGCACAAGGCTTCTCTAGTTCTCTCTTGCGGAGCGGATTTCAGGCTTCTTGGCCCTGAAAACACCATGATAGCGTCCTCGCTTCCTGTGATTGCGGTTACAGGAGTGCGCACAGGCACTGGAAAAAGCCAGACTTCCAAGTACATATGCCAGATGCTTATCGCCTTAGGCAAGAAAGTCTCGGTGATAAGGCACCCTATGCCCTATGGGGACCTTGAAAAGCAAGCTGTTCAAAAATTTTCAACCTACAAAGACCTCCGTATTCACAACTGCACCATAGAGGAGCGGGAGGAGTACGAGCCCTATATAGAGCTTGGAATGAGCGTATACGCCGGAATCGACTACGAAAAGATACTTCGTAAAGCAGAGCTTGAATCTGATGTGATTGTATGGGACGGAGGAAACAACGACCTCCCCTTCTACTTTCCAGACCTCCACATAGTTGTAGCCGATCCGCATAGACCAGGCGACGAGCAGAAGTTCCATCCAGGCGAAGCCAATCTGAGGATGGCTGATGCGGTCATCATAAACAAGGTGGATTCGGCAGCTGACGGCGATGTGGAAGCTGTAAGAGCCTCTGTCCTGTCCTTAAACCCCGATGTAGAGTTAGTGCTTGCCAACTCAATCATCTCAGTTGAAGACGGAGAAGTGCTTAGAGAGAAAAGTGTACTTGTAGTCGAAGACGGCCCCACCCTTACACACGGAAATATGCCCTACGGTGCAGGATTTCTTGCCGCAAAGATGTATGGAGGAGTTCCTGTAGACCCCAGAGTCTATGCCACTGGAAGCATAGCTGACACTTTCCAGAAGTGGAGCCATTTAGAGAGCGTGCTTCCAGCCATGGGGTACAGCGAAGGCCAGATAAATGATTTGGAAAAGACTATAAACAACACCCCTGCCGATTTAGTGCTTATAGGTACACCTATAGACCTCGCCAGGTTTATAGATATAAAAAAGCCTACTTTAAGAGCTAGGTATGTACTGCAAGAGGTCCAACCTCTGCTTGAAGACATAGTAAAGAGAGTCCTGTAGTTAAATACAGGGCTCTCTTTCTAGTTGAAATCGTCTTCAGGATTGTCTCGCCTAAGCTCCTCTGCGCATATCTTTCCGCTCTCCAACACTATCGGAACGCCGGCTCCTGGATGTACGCTCGACCCTGCAAAGTACAGATTCTCGCAGCTCTTGCATTTAGCCTGTGGCCTCCAGTGGTTGCTCTGGCGAAGTGTCGGCTGAAGCCCGAAGGTCGCTCCGTTGTATGCGTTGAACTTGCTCTCAAAATCCTTTGGAGTCATCATTGTCTCTGTCACTATTTCATTTCTGACGTTTTCACAACCTGGAAGCTTCTCTATCTTCTGAAGAGCCTTCTCTCTGTACTTGGCTATGATTTCATCGTTGTACTCGTACTTTGCTGTTGAAAGCTCTGAAGTCGGCATCAGTACGTAGAACGCATCCTTGCCCTCTGGGGCCATCTCCTCGTCTCCCCTAGAAGGTATGCTCAGGTATATTGAGGCGTCCTCTATATACTCTCCACTGAATATCTGGGTGAGGTTCTTATCCAAATCCTCTGAGACTACAAAAGTATGTGTCTCCACACCCTCGTACTTCTTGTCCATTCCCCAGTAGAATATAAGGCATGAGCAGGAGTAGTCCATGCTGTCCAACTTGCGGTCTGTGTACTTGCCCTTGCTCTTCTCATCTTTCACCAAGTTCTTCATAGTGTAAGGGAAATCGGCATTTGAAACCACATAGTCCGATTCAAATATCTCGCCATCTACCTTAACTCCCTTTGCCTTGCCGCCTTCTATAAATATCTCCTCTACCTCTGAGCTGTATCGAATCGTTCCACCCAGCTCTTCAAGCAGCTTCGCCATGCCCTGAGCCATGCTGTGCATACCGCCTTTTAGAAACCATACGCCGTACATAATCTCTATCATCGGGATTATATTGTAGAGCGAAGGCCCGTTTTGAGGGGATACCCCTATGTATAGAGTCTGGAAAGCCAGCATCTGCTGTATATCCTTGTCCGGTATATACTTCGCCATCATATTGTTGGCGCTGTCGAAGGTCTTTAGCTTCATGGCCTGTCTTATCATAAAGGGATTGTATATATCTTTCCAGCTCCTGAAAGGCCTTGTGATAAAATGCTTTTCAGCTACTAGATATCTCTTGTAGATCTCGGCAAGGTACTGCTGAAAACCCAGCATAGTCTCCGGTCCCTTCTCTTTCATCATCTCCCCCAGCTTCACAAGGTCCGAGCTCACATCGTACCTTGGATACTCTGGCCTGTTGAAGTAGACAGAGTACATCGGCTCTAGCCTCTTCATCTTTATGTAGTCCTCTGGATCTCTTCCAGCGTCTCTGTATACATCTTCATATATCTTAGGCATCATTACAAGGGTAGGTCCCACGTCGAAAGTGTATCCATCCTGCTTTATCTGATTCATCTTCCCCCCCGGGATTCCGTTTTTTTCAAACAGCTCTACCTTATAGCCTTTCGATTGAAGCCTAACGGCTGTGGCAAGCCCGGCTACTCCAGCTCCTATAACTATTACTTTCTTCATTCCCATCATTCCTCGTTTCTAATTTCG
It encodes the following:
- a CDS encoding phytoene desaturase family protein; the protein is MKKVIVIGAGVAGLATAVRLQSKGYKVELFEKNGIPGGKMNQIKQDGYTFDVGPTLVMMPKIYEDVYRDAGRDPEDYIKMKRLEPMYSVYFNRPEYPRYDVSSDLVKLGEMMKEKGPETMLGFQQYLAEIYKRYLVAEKHFITRPFRSWKDIYNPFMIRQAMKLKTFDSANNMMAKYIPDKDIQQMLAFQTLYIGVSPQNGPSLYNIIPMIEIMYGVWFLKGGMHSMAQGMAKLLEELGGTIRYSSEVEEIFIEGGKAKGVKVDGEIFESDYVVSNADFPYTMKNLVKDEKSKGKYTDRKLDSMDYSCSCLIFYWGMDKKYEGVETHTFVVSEDLDKNLTQIFSGEYIEDASIYLSIPSRGDEEMAPEGKDAFYVLMPTSELSTAKYEYNDEIIAKYREKALQKIEKLPGCENVRNEIVTETMMTPKDFESKFNAYNGATFGLQPTLRQSNHWRPQAKCKSCENLYFAGSSVHPGAGVPIVLESGKICAEELRRDNPEDDFN
- a CDS encoding cyclic 2,3-diphosphoglycerate synthase; protein product: MDNIIIMGAAGRDFHNFNTYFRDNPDYRVVAFTANQIPGIENRTYPSSLCGKMYPEGIPILHECNLSEIIEQYNVDQVVFSYSDISHEDVMHKASLVLSCGADFRLLGPENTMIASSLPVIAVTGVRTGTGKSQTSKYICQMLIALGKKVSVIRHPMPYGDLEKQAVQKFSTYKDLRIHNCTIEEREEYEPYIELGMSVYAGIDYEKILRKAELESDVIVWDGGNNDLPFYFPDLHIVVADPHRPGDEQKFHPGEANLRMADAVIINKVDSAADGDVEAVRASVLSLNPDVELVLANSIISVEDGEVLREKSVLVVEDGPTLTHGNMPYGAGFLAAKMYGGVPVDPRVYATGSIADTFQKWSHLESVLPAMGYSEGQINDLEKTINNTPADLVLIGTPIDLARFIDIKKPTLRARYVLQEVQPLLEDIVKRVL